TCTAATCGCATTACCTTTTGAAACTTCATAATTATGAATTTCATTAAATGTTATCTCTTTTAGATTATTTGAAACATAACTAAATTTAAGTCCTTTTTCATTTAATTGATTTACTAATTTATTTCATGTTTCTGTTGTACAACTCATTTTAAAACAAATAATTTCTTTACCATCAATATAAGATAGAGGTTTATTTTTTGGAATCATTCCCATAAATGTTTTTGACATTTCTTCTTTTCAAGCATCATGATAGAAAAAGTCTTCTTCACCTTTAAAAGAATAAACTAAACTAATAATATCTTCTCTATTAGCTTTTACAAATTTTATAATTTCTTCTACTAAGTCTTTATCTAAATATTTAGCAAAAAGTTCATTACCTTTATTATCATAAATAGCAGCACCAGCATTTGTTAAATAATAATCAGGTAGAAAGTCACTATAACTTTCTTTCATATGATCATTAATATGTTCAAATGGGCGACCTGTTGAAATAATTACTTTATGACCTTTCTTTTGTAAATCTTTAACAAATGCCATATCATTTTTTGATATTCCGTTTTCTTTATCTTTGCTGTTTCTTAATGTTCCATCAAAGT
This region of Mesoplasma melaleucae genomic DNA includes:
- a CDS encoding Cof-type HAD-IIB family hydrolase, translated to MNWLFTDFDGTLRNSKDKENGISKNDMAFVKDLQKKGHKVIISTGRPFEHINDHMKESYSDFLPDYYLTNAGAAIYDNKGNELFAKYLDKDLVEEIIKFVKANREDIISLVYSFKGEEDFFYHDAWKEEMSKTFMGMIPKNKPLSYIDGKEIICFKMSCTTETWNKLVNQLNEKGLKFSYVSNNLKEITFNEIHNYEVSKGNAIREMMKQLNISENDVIVAGDDNNDLSMFKEFYDNSYIVVQDHNVKIRDKAKNIIEKLSDIKID